The following proteins are co-located in the Manihot esculenta cultivar AM560-2 chromosome 7, M.esculenta_v8, whole genome shotgun sequence genome:
- the LOC122724088 gene encoding receptor-like protein EIX1 translates to METISQLHIVLLVICLIIGEFALNGKAQMVDCNESDREALIDFKKGLEESEDRISSWRGSNCCQWWGITCDNNTGAVVTVDLHNQYPSGYDASGRYGNWNLSGEIRPSLTKLKSLRYLDLSFNTFNGQIPDFLSSLENLQYLNLSNAGFRGAVPPNLGNLSRLQYLDLSPSFPYYLSVDNFEWVTGLVSLKYLEMTGSNLSMVGLRWIEAFNKLPHLTELHLSSCGLSTFTSTLTFVNFTSLAVLDLYGNQFNSMLPSWLVNISSLVSLDISYSSLYGRIPLGFRELTNLQSLNLGNNDNLTASCSQLLGGSWKKIEVLDFELNKLHGSLPASLGNMSFLTRLNLFHNGIKGRIPGSIGRLCNLQYIDLSANNLTGSIPEGIENCPSKGPLPSLQKFIASDNQLVGNLPDWLGQLTSLVELNLQWNSLQGPIPASLGNLQHLSELRLEANKLNGSLPESLGQLSNLSALDVSINELTGVISETHFSSLSKLQLLLLSENSFILNLNSHWIPPFQLWYLELGSCHLGPLFPEWLRSQKELQYLHFPNASVSGSIPEWFWEMSGNLSVLNVSFNQLEGQLPNPFNIAPSALLDLSSNLFYGPIPLPSAEINLLDLSNNQFSGPIPDNIGKIMPNLVFLSLSNNQITSEVPVSIGEMKSLQVVDLSRNNLTGSIPPSIGNSSLLSVLDLQKNNLSGEIPASLGQLNLLQTLHLNNNRFSGEIPSTLQNSSFLETLDLGNNRFTGNIPPWIGQTFPHLRIFSLRSNKFFGEIPPVLSNLSSLQVLDLAENKLNSTIPASFGDLKAMTQQQTVNIYLFYGSYMTQYYQENFAVNMYGQPLVYTKTLSLLTSIDLSGNNLYGELPEQITKLVGLVVLNLSGNHISGRIPNSISELRQLLSLDLSDNNNSGGIPPSMSSMTFLAYLNVSNNKLSGIIPYTNQMTTFNATSFSGNPGLCGGPLTVKCSDGGVTGDSDGRRNAESDRDDSFIDKWFYLSIGLGYAAGLLLPYLTFAIRTSWGDIYFGFVDKIVAKLLEFL, encoded by the coding sequence ATGGAGACAATTTCACAACTTCATATTGTATTGCTTGTTATCTGTTTGATAATAGGAGAATTTGCTCTCAATGGAAAAGCTCAAATGGTGGACTGCAATGAATCTGACAGAGAAGCTCTTATTGACTTCAAAAAGGGTCTTGAAGAATCTGAGGATCGGATCTCCTCATGGAGAGGAAGCAACTGCTGTCAATGGTGGGGCATAACATGCGATAACAATACTGGAGCTGTTGTTACTGTTGATCTCCACAACCAATATCCATCAGGTTATGATGCTTCTGGCAGGTATGGAAATTGGAACTTGAGTGGAGAGATAAGACCTTCACTGACAAAACTCAAGTCCTTGAGATATTTGGACTTGAGCTTCAACACATTCAATGGACAAATTCCTGATTTCTTATCCTCTCTGGAGAATTTACAATATCTAAACCTGTCAAATGCTGGGTTTAGAGGTGCAGTCCCTCCAAATCTTGGAAATCTCTCTAGGCTGCAATACCTTGATCTCTCCCCCAGCTTTCCTTATTATCTATCTGTCGATAACTTCGAATGGGTGACCGGTCTTGTCTCGTTGAAATATTTGGAAATGACTGGATCAAACCTTTCAATGGTAGGACTAAGATGGATTGAAGCATTCAATAAGCTTCCTCATTTAACTGAGTTGCATTTATCTTCTTGTGGTTTATCAACTTTCACTTCTACTCTTACTTTTGTTAACTTTACATCACTTGCTGTCCTGGACTTGTATGGTAACCAGTTCAATTCCATGTTACCTAGTTGGCTTGTGAATATTAGCAGCCTTGTATCCCTTGACATCAGCTATAGCAGCTTGTATGGAAGAATTCCACTTGGTTTTAGAGAACTGACAAATTTGCAGTCATTGAATCTTGGTAACAATGACAACCTTACGGCTAGCTGCTCTCAACTGCTTGGGGGAAGCTGGAAAAAGATAGAAGTTCTTGATTTTGAACTCAACAAGTTACATGGGAGCCTTCCTGCTTCCCTGGGGAACATGAGTTTTCTCACTCGCCTCAACTTGTTTCACAATGGCATCAAGGGCAGGATTCCAGGCTCGATCGGAAGACTTTGTAATCTGCAATATATTGACTTATCAGCTAATAATCTGACAGGAAGCATACCTGAAGGAATAGAAAACTGCCCCTCCAAAGGACCTCTACCCAGTTTGCAGAAGTTTATTGCTAGTGACAATCAATTGGTCGGTAACTTGCCAGACTGGTTAGGCCAGCTTACGAGTCTTGTGGAACTCAATTTGCAGTGGAACTCACTTCAAGGTCCCATTCCTGCTTCTTTAGGAAATTTGCAGCATCTATCTGAACTCAGGCTCGAAGCAAATAAACTAAATGGTAGTCTCCCTGAAAGTTTAGGACAACTCTCCAACTTGTCTGCCCTTGATGTTTCTATCAATGAATTAACAGGTGTTATCTCTGAAACTCATTTCTCAAGCCTAAGTAAATTGCAGCTCTTGCTGTTGTCTGAAAATTCATTCATTTTAAATCTCAATTCTCATTGGATCCCACCATTCCAGCTGTGGTATCTTGAACTGGGTTCCTGCCATCTTGGTCCTTTGTTTCCTGAGTGGCTTAGATCTCAAAAGGAGTTGCAGTATCTTCATTTCCCAAATGCCAGTGTTTCAGGTTCAATACCAGAATGGTTTTGGGAAATGTCTGGCAATCTATCTGTGTTGAATGTTTCATTTAATCAGTTAGAGGGTCAGTTGCCAAATCCATTTAATATAGCTCCTTCTGCACTTCTTGATTTGAGTTCCAACCTCTTCTATGGACCCATTCCTCTTCCAAGTGCTGAAATCAACTTGCTAGATCTTTCTAACAACCAATTTTCTGGTCCTATCCCTGACAACATTGGTAAAATCATGCCAAATTTGGtgtttctctctctttcaaACAATCAAATAACTTCTGAAGTCCCAGTGTCTATTGGAGAGATGAAATCACTTCAGGTCGTTGATCTTTCGAGAAATAATTTGACAGGAAGCATTCCTCCAAGCATAGGGAATAGTTCTTTGCTCTCTGTTCTAGACCTTCAAAAAAACAATTTGTCCGGCGAGATTCCAGCATCTTTAGGACAACTGAATCTACTTCAGACACTTCACTTAAACAACAACAGATTCTCAGGAGAAATCCCATCAACTCTCCAGAACTCGTCTTTTCTAGAAACTCTAGACCTTGGGAACAACAGGTTTACAGGGAACATTCCACCTTGGATTGGACAGACTTTCCCACATCTTAGAATATTTAGCCTGAGATCAAACAAATTTTTTGGGGAAATTCCTCCAGTGCTTTCAAATTTGAGTTCCCTGCAAGTTCTTGACCTGGCAGAAAACAAGTTGAACAGCACAATTCCTGCCAGCTTTGGAGATCTTAAAGCCATGACTCAACAACAAACTGTAAACATCTATTTGTTCTACGGATCTTACATGACACAATACTATCAAGAAAACTTCGCTGTGAATATGTACGGCCAGCCTCTTGTATACACCAAGACTCTTTCCCTTCTAACAAGTATAGATCTTTCCGGAAACAATTTATATGGCGAGCTCCCAgaacaaataacaaaattggtTGGCTTGGTGGTTTTGAACTTGTCTGGAAATCATATCAGTGGCCGGATTCCCAATAGCATCTCAGAACTACGCCAATTGTTATCTCTTGATCTCTCAGACAACAACAACTCAGGTGGGATTCCTCCAAGCATGTCTTCAATGACATTCTTGGCATATCTGAACGTTTCAAACAACAAATTGTCAGGCATAATCCCTTACACAAATCAGATGACAACTTTTAATGCAACATCCTTTTCTGGGAACCCAGGTCTATGTGGAGGTCCCCTTACAGTGAAGTGTTCAGATGGTGGAGTGACAGGTGACTCAGACGGCAGAAGGAATGCAGAATCTGACAGGGATGACAGCTTCATTGATAAGTGGTTCTACTTGAGCATTGGGCTGGGATATGCAGCTGGGTTATTGCTTCCTTATTTAACTTTTGCAATCAGAACATCTTGGGGGGACATATACTTTGGTTTTGTGGATAAAATTGTTGCAAAGTTGCTTGAATTCCTGTAA
- the LOC110618904 gene encoding receptor-like protein EIX2, which produces MTGWLADYGNAQLVNCKASDRETLIDFKSGLVDPKNLLSSWEGSNCCQWWGVGCNNWTGDVIVVDIHNPDKVPESCGLRGEIRSSLANLSSLEYLDLSFNAFIHNQIPIFFQSFKKLQYLNLAYAGFDGKIPPNLGNISTLQHVDISSLAFSTNLAADDIRWVTGLTALKYLAMDRVDLSMVGSNWVEAFNMLPYLSDLHLSACNLPSPPSFLNFTNFSSLAVLDLSHNIFHSFPQWLVNVSSLMYIDLSFNSIWDSIPVGFTKLPNLRFLNLWGNGLTASTYQLFEESWSKIEVIQLGFNFVQGKLPPSIGNMTSLTHLALPGNSIEGNIPNSIFKLCSLEYLDLSYNNLTGSLPEHLEGTKYYLYESPLPHLQNLVLTRTRLVGILPNWLGQLQNLVQLNLDSNFFHGSVPAAFGTLRHLAVLILKQNELNGTLPNNLGQISNLSILDVSSNRLTGTLPDSLGKLSELSFLDVSSNCLTGIVSESHFAKLTKIKVLSFSWNSFIFKISPNWDPPFQVESLLLSSCRLGSFPGWLKSQRHLLDLDLSNANMSGPIPSWFWDISGNLSLLNFSSNSLWGQLPNKFKVHFNAFTDLSFNLLEGPIPLPTNQIIILNLSHNNFSGPIPENIGDLSFLSFFSLANNQISGEIPTSIGELQVASVIDLSRNTLTGSIPKSIGNCLYLEVLDLQNNNLSGKIPRSLGQLSDLQTLHLRDNIITGKLPSSFKGLWSLETLDLGYNRLIGKIPQWPGDAFPHLKVLSLRSNAFSGKIPSALLNLTSLKILDLAENQLSGSIPPGMSNLNAMTQEQNIKQDLIYGWVAGVYYEENVIVNTKGQSLEYTRTLSFLTCIDLSGNYLHGEFPHEVTKLAGLVVLNLSRNQISGQIPQSISELHQLASLDLSCNMFSGPIPSSIISMSFLEFLNVSYNNFSGRIPYAGQMSTFEASSFSGNPGLCGAPLAVECSDSGPSIPGLNGEIDYGDGYIVDKWLYLAIGLGFAAGVLIPYLLMAFKRTWSYMYFDSVDKVADALLYLGCKTSACFRNHCYHRR; this is translated from the coding sequence ATGACAGGATGGCTTGCCGATTATGGCAATGCCCAGTTAGTGAATTGCAAAGCATCTGACAGAGAAACTCTTATTGACTTCAAAAGCGGACTCGTGGATCCAAAGAACCTGCTCTCATCATGGGAAGGGAGCAATTGCTGTCAGTGGTGGGGAGTAGGTTGCAACAATTGGACAGGAGATGTTATTGTTGTTGATATCCACAACCCAGATAAAGTTCCAGAAAGCTGTGGGTTGCGTGGGGAAATTAGATCATCATTAGCAAATCTCAGTTCCCTGGAATATTTAGACTTGAGTTTTAATGCATTCattcacaaccaaattcctatcttctttcaatctttcaagaagTTGCAATATCTAAACTTGGCATATGCAGGGTTTGATGGTAAAATTCCTCCAAATTTGGGAAACATCTCTACCTTGCAGCATGTTGACATCTCTTCCCTTGCCTTCAGTACGAATTTAGCTGCTGATGATATTAGATGGGTGACTGGTCTCACGGCCCTAAAATATCTAGCTATGGATAGAGTTGACCTATCAATGGTAGGTTCAAACTGGGTTGAAGCATTTAACATGCTTCCATACTTAAGTGATTTGCACTTATCTGCTTGTAACCTACCTAGCCCCCCCTCATTTCTTAACTTTACTAATTTTAGTTCACTTGCTGTGTTAGACCTTAGTCATAACATCTTTCACTCATTCCCTCAATGGCTTGTGAACGTCAGCAGCCTCATGTACATTGATCTCAGCTTTAACTCCATTTGGGATAGCATTCCAGTTGGTTTTACCAAGCTGCCAAATCTGCGGTTCTTGAATCTTTGGGGCAACGGTCTCACGGCCAGCACCTATCAATTGTTCGAGGAGAGTTGGAGCAAAATAGAAGTTATTCAATTGGGATTCAATTTTGTGCAGGGTAAGCTACCACCTTCTATTGGAAACATGACATCTCTCACTCATCTTGCTTTGCCAGGCAACAGTATAGAGGGCAACATTCCAAACTCAATTTTCAAGCTTTGCAGTCTGGAATATCTTGATTTATCATATAATAATCTAACAGGAAGTTTACCTGAACACCTTGAAGGGACAAAGTATTATCTTTATGAAAGTCCATTGCCTCATTTGCAGAACTTGGTGTTGACCAGAACTCGTTTGGTTGGTATATTGCCAAATTGGTTGGGTCAACTTCAAAATCTTGTTCAACTAAATTTGGATTCCAATTTCTTCCATGGTTCTGTCCCTGCTGCTTTTGGGACATTGAGACATTTAGCTGTCCTGATACTTAAACAGAATGAACTGAATGGAACTCTTCCAAATAACTTGGGGCAGATCTCAAACTTGTCCATCCTAGATGTCTCTTCCAATCGTTTGACTGGAACACTCCCTGATAGTTTGGGCAAGCTTTCTGAATTGTCATTCCTAGATGTTTCTTCCAATTGTCTCACTGGTATTGTCTCTGAATCTCATTTTGCAAAGCTAACAAAAATCAAAGTCCTAAGCTTTTCTTGGAattctttcattttcaaaattaGTCCTAATTGGGATCCACCATTTCAAGTTGAGTCCCTCTTGCTGTCTTCATGTCGTTTAGGTTCATTTCCAGGATGGCTTAAATCACAAAGGCATCTTCTTGATCTGGATTTATCAAATGCTAATATGTCAGGCCCTATACCCAGTTGGTTTTGGGATATTTCTGGCAACCTCTCTTTGTTAAACTTTTCTTCCAATTCATTATGGGGTCAGTTACCAAATAAATTCAAAGTACATTTTAATGCATTCACTGATTTGAGTTTCAATCTCCTTGAAGGGCCAATTCCTCTTCCAACTaaccaaattataattttaaatctttcTCATAACAATTTTTCTGGCCCTATCCCAGAAAATATTGGTGACTTGTCATTCCTTAGCTTCTTTTCTCTTGCAAATAACCAAATTTCTGGTGAAATCCCAACATCTATAGGGGAACTGCAGGTAGCAAGTGTCATTGACCTTTCAAGGAACACTTTAACAGGAAGCATTCCTAAGAGTATAGGCAATTGCCTTTACCTGGAGGTCCTTGATCTTCAGAACAACAATTTATCAGGAAAAATTCCAAGGTCTTTGGGTCAGTTATCTGATCTTCAAACATTGCATCTGAGGGACAACATTATCACAGGAAAACTCCCTTCGTCTTTCAAAGGTTTGTGGAGTTTGGAAACTCTGGACCTTGGATACAATAGATTAATAGGCAAAATCCCACAATGGCCTGGAGATGCTTTTCCACATCTAAAAGTTCTTAGCTTGAGATCCAATGCCTTTTCAGGAAAAATTCCTTCTGCACTGTTGAATTTGACTTCTTTGAAAATCCTGGATCTAGCAGAAAATCAGCTGAGTGGAAGCATTCCTCCAGGAATGAGTAATCTCAACGCCATGACTCAAGAACAAAATATTAAGCAGGATTTAATTTATGGGTGGGTGGCTGGTGTATATTATGAAGAAAATGTAATTGTGAATACGAAAGGCCAGTCTTTAGAATACACAAGGACTCTTTCCTTTCTAACTTGCATAGACCTTTCAGGGAACTATTTACATGGAGAGTTCCCACATGAAGTAACAAAATTGGCAGGATTGGTGGTTTTGAACTTGTCAAGGAATCAAATCAGTGGTCAAATTCCCCAGAGCATTTCAGAATTGCATCAGTTGGCATCACTTGATCTATCATGTAATATGTTTTCTGGTCCAATTCCTTCAAGCATCATCTCAATGTCCTTTCTGGAGTTCTTGAACGTGTCATACAATAATTTCTCAGGAAGAATCCCTTACGCAGGACAAATGTCAACTTTTGAGGCGTCTTCTTTTTCTGGGAATCCTGGACTTTGTGGTGCTCCTCTTGCTGTTGAATGTTCTGATTCTGGTCCATCTATTCCAGGACTCAATGGTGAGATTGATTATGGCGATGGATACATTGTTGATAAGTGGCTTTACCTTGCCATTGGGCTGGGATTTGCAGCTGGTGTGCTGATTCCTTATCTGCTTATGGCATTTAAAAGGACTTGGAGCTACATGTACTTTGATTCTGTGGACAAAGTTGCTGATGCATTATTATATTTGGGTTGCAAAACATCAGCTTGTTTTAGGAACCATTGTTATCATCGACGTTAA